Proteins encoded by one window of Bryobacteraceae bacterium:
- a CDS encoding Gfo/Idh/MocA family oxidoreductase — protein MNRRTVLSAGALTALSYRRVLGANDRIQIGLIGCGGRGINALLKGAIQFREQTNVDFPAVCDIWRQHAEEAAEVVRAATSADPKQVKDYRAVLSDSAIDAVLIATPDHQHAIMLTDAVRAGKDAYCEKPLAMDMKELNTCVDTVKKSDRIVQMGTQIRSLPSSMAARKWIMDGNLGQVFKIEQERNGVRPYWLQRGERQIAEADTDWRAFLFQRKNRSFDSQTYTGWYGHRDFSRGPHANLMVHFIDLVHHITGDDTPRRCVTLGGSFRFNDNYDAPDSVETILEYEKFLVRYSTAFGTGAGNYLKFFGPRGTLDASNWSGKPFTVSGERAEQPAPEGTVIPEMESDPHMLNWLKCLRTRQQPNAPIEAGYSHSVAVILSDEALIRGRRMVHDPVRRTIKEG, from the coding sequence ATGAATCGCCGAACCGTACTCTCCGCCGGCGCACTCACCGCGCTCTCCTACCGCCGCGTCCTCGGCGCCAACGACCGCATCCAAATCGGCCTCATCGGCTGCGGCGGCCGCGGCATCAACGCCCTCCTCAAGGGCGCCATCCAGTTCCGCGAACAGACCAACGTCGACTTCCCCGCCGTGTGCGACATCTGGCGCCAGCACGCCGAAGAAGCGGCCGAAGTCGTCCGCGCAGCCACCTCCGCCGACCCCAAGCAGGTCAAGGACTACCGCGCCGTCCTGTCCGACTCCGCCATCGACGCCGTCCTCATCGCCACGCCCGATCACCAGCACGCCATCATGCTCACCGACGCCGTCCGCGCCGGCAAGGACGCCTACTGCGAAAAGCCCCTCGCCATGGATATGAAGGAGCTCAATACCTGCGTCGACACGGTCAAGAAGTCGGACCGCATCGTCCAGATGGGCACGCAAATCCGCAGCCTCCCCAGTTCCATGGCCGCCCGAAAGTGGATCATGGACGGCAACCTCGGCCAGGTTTTCAAGATCGAGCAGGAGCGCAACGGCGTCCGCCCCTACTGGCTCCAGCGCGGCGAACGCCAGATCGCCGAAGCCGATACCGACTGGCGCGCCTTCCTCTTCCAGCGCAAGAACCGCTCCTTCGACTCCCAGACTTACACCGGCTGGTACGGCCATCGCGATTTCTCACGCGGACCCCACGCCAACCTCATGGTCCACTTCATCGACCTTGTCCACCACATCACCGGCGACGACACCCCGCGCCGCTGCGTTACCCTCGGCGGGAGTTTCCGCTTTAACGATAACTACGACGCGCCGGATTCAGTCGAGACGATCCTTGAGTACGAGAAGTTCCTCGTCCGCTACTCCACCGCGTTCGGAACCGGCGCCGGTAACTATCTCAAGTTCTTCGGGCCGCGCGGCACGCTCGACGCGTCCAACTGGTCCGGAAAGCCGTTCACCGTTTCCGGCGAGCGGGCCGAACAGCCGGCGCCCGAAGGCACGGTGATCCCGGAGATGGAGTCGGACCCGCACATGCTCAACTGGCTCAAGTGTCTTCGCACCCGTCAGCAGCCGAACGCTCCCATTGAGGCGGGCTACAGTCACTCGGTAGCCGTGATCCTGTCGGACGAAGCGCTCATCCGTGGACGCCGCATGGTGCATGACCCCGTCCGCCGCACGATCAAGGAAGGCTAA
- a CDS encoding SRPBCC family protein — protein MRSYLLRCELKTRRSLAEAFAVFEDPRNLARITPPWLNFRITTAEEIVMRRGARIDYRIRWLGLPVAWSTLITDYEPPHRFIDFQDRGPYVLWRHLHSFTEDTDGTVVADEVRYVLPFGPLGWLAHSWKIGDQLIEIFQYRQRAIGDLLGEVTQVRPPLIVRAQPVTGDDIRRYRRMD, from the coding sequence GTGCGCTCCTACCTGCTGCGCTGCGAGTTGAAGACCCGCCGCTCTCTCGCCGAGGCCTTCGCCGTCTTCGAAGACCCGCGCAACCTCGCTCGGATCACGCCGCCCTGGCTCAATTTCCGGATCACCACGGCCGAGGAGATCGTGATGCGGCGCGGCGCGCGGATCGATTACCGGATTCGCTGGCTGGGCCTGCCAGTGGCCTGGAGCACGCTCATCACCGACTACGAACCGCCTCACCGGTTCATCGATTTCCAGGATCGCGGACCCTACGTTCTCTGGCGCCACCTGCACTCGTTCACTGAAGACACTGACGGCACGGTGGTGGCCGACGAGGTGCGCTACGTGCTGCCGTTCGGTCCACTCGGGTGGCTGGCGCACTCGTGGAAGATCGGGGATCAGTTGATCGAGATTTTCCAGTACCGGCAGCGTGCGATTGGCGATTTGCTCGGCGAGGTGACGCAAGTCCGGCCGCCGTTGATCGTCCGCGCGCAGCCGGTGACCGGGGACGACATCCGGCGGTATCGCCGAATGGACTGA
- a CDS encoding sulfatase, protein MITRRHFLPALAAPAFAQNRASQNNGAKPNVLMIAVDDLNDWVGCLGGHPDARTPNLDRLAAKSVLFTNAHCAAPLCNPSRAAIMTGIRPSTSGVYDNNQPMRKSPVLKDAVTLTQHFRAGGYRVIGGGKIYHGAYPDPPSWDAYFPSQTKNKPNDPLPAKLPANGIPKTGHFDWGPVSEPDAKMGDYQVVDWALSEFAKKQSQPLFLACGLFRPHLPWHVPAKYFDLFPKEKIALPRVKQDDLDDIPPIGIKFAKPNGDHKSVVEHNQYREAVQGYLASIAFMDAQLGRLLDGFAKSPLAQNTIVALWSDHGWHLGEKLHWRKFTLWEEATRNVFMMNVPGLTQPGRCHRPVSMMDLYPTLTDLCGLPARKELEGVTLRPLLRNPQADRAIPAVTTYFRNNHSVRDERWRYVHYTDGGEELYDHSADPQEWTNLAQRSEYTAVKNDLARWLPEVNAVESVHERNGGE, encoded by the coding sequence ATGATCACGCGACGCCACTTCCTCCCCGCGCTCGCCGCGCCCGCCTTCGCGCAGAACCGTGCCTCCCAGAACAATGGCGCGAAGCCGAACGTGCTGATGATCGCCGTCGACGACCTCAATGACTGGGTCGGCTGCCTCGGCGGCCATCCCGATGCGCGCACGCCGAATCTCGACCGCCTCGCCGCCAAGAGCGTGCTCTTCACCAACGCGCACTGCGCCGCGCCGCTGTGCAACCCCTCGCGCGCCGCCATCATGACCGGAATTCGCCCGTCCACCTCCGGCGTCTACGACAACAATCAGCCGATGCGAAAATCGCCCGTGCTGAAAGACGCCGTCACCCTCACGCAGCACTTCCGCGCCGGAGGCTACCGCGTCATCGGCGGCGGCAAGATTTACCATGGCGCGTATCCCGATCCGCCAAGCTGGGACGCTTACTTTCCTTCGCAGACCAAGAACAAGCCGAACGATCCGCTGCCGGCGAAGTTACCTGCCAATGGCATCCCGAAAACCGGCCACTTCGATTGGGGTCCGGTCAGTGAGCCCGACGCGAAGATGGGCGACTACCAGGTGGTCGATTGGGCGCTCTCCGAGTTCGCGAAGAAGCAGTCGCAGCCTCTCTTCCTCGCCTGCGGCCTCTTCCGTCCGCACCTGCCCTGGCACGTCCCCGCCAAGTACTTCGACCTGTTTCCCAAAGAGAAGATCGCACTCCCCCGCGTGAAGCAGGACGACCTCGACGACATCCCGCCCATCGGCATCAAATTCGCCAAGCCCAACGGCGACCACAAGAGCGTCGTCGAACACAACCAGTACCGCGAAGCCGTGCAGGGTTATCTCGCCTCGATCGCCTTCATGGACGCGCAGCTCGGCCGCCTCCTCGACGGCTTCGCGAAAAGTCCCCTCGCGCAAAATACCATCGTCGCCCTCTGGAGCGATCATGGCTGGCACTTAGGGGAAAAGTTACACTGGCGCAAGTTCACTCTCTGGGAAGAAGCCACCCGCAACGTCTTCATGATGAACGTTCCCGGCCTCACTCAGCCGGGCCGCTGCCATCGCCCCGTGAGCATGATGGATCTCTACCCCACGCTCACCGATCTCTGCGGACTTCCCGCCCGGAAGGAACTCGAAGGCGTCACGCTCCGGCCACTGCTCCGCAATCCCCAGGCGGACCGCGCCATTCCCGCCGTCACCACCTACTTCCGCAACAACCACTCCGTCCGCGACGAGCGCTGGCGCTACGTCCACTACACCGACGGCGGCGAAGAGCTGTACGACCACAGCGCCGATCCGCAGGAGTGGACCAACCTGGCCCAACGCAGCGAGTATACGGCCGTGAAGAACGATCTGGCGCGCTGGCTGCCTGAAGTGAACGCCGTCGAATCCGTGCACGAACGCAACGGCGGCGAGTAG
- a CDS encoding RraA family protein, whose amino-acid sequence MRKLLMAAGLAVAAGLAFQAQRKPAVPADPLLAGFARTTVASVSDAVDQITGQRGYMNHDMQARVAGRVVGRATTALLRPATPEQSTPATAIKHAVEMIDNAQPGQVGVIVVEDGIDMTGLGGLMATAASARGMAGMVIDGSIRDVGEIRSLGLPVYARGLIPATAVGRYLSVSRDEPVTCAGVAVKPGDIIVGGEDGVVVVPAARAREVLAKAREIDEKESKMAPFIQRFRSLTKAIESFNRI is encoded by the coding sequence ATGCGAAAGTTACTCATGGCCGCGGGCCTCGCTGTCGCCGCCGGGCTCGCCTTCCAGGCCCAGCGCAAGCCGGCCGTCCCCGCCGACCCGCTCCTCGCCGGCTTCGCGCGCACCACCGTCGCCTCCGTCTCCGACGCTGTTGATCAGATCACCGGCCAGCGCGGCTACATGAATCACGACATGCAGGCCCGCGTCGCCGGCCGCGTCGTCGGCCGCGCCACCACCGCGCTGCTCCGTCCCGCCACGCCGGAACAATCCACCCCGGCCACCGCTATCAAACACGCCGTCGAGATGATCGATAACGCCCAGCCCGGCCAGGTCGGCGTGATCGTCGTTGAAGACGGCATCGACATGACCGGACTCGGCGGACTCATGGCCACCGCTGCCTCCGCCCGCGGCATGGCTGGCATGGTCATCGACGGCTCCATTCGCGACGTCGGCGAGATCCGCTCCCTCGGCCTTCCCGTGTACGCCCGCGGACTCATCCCCGCCACCGCTGTCGGACGCTACCTGAGCGTCTCGCGTGACGAGCCGGTCACCTGCGCCGGAGTCGCCGTGAAGCCCGGCGACATCATCGTCGGCGGAGAAGACGGCGTCGTCGTCGTGCCCGCCGCGCGCGCCCGGGAAGTGCTCGCCAAGGCCCGCGAAATCGACGAGAAGGAATCGAAGATGGCGCCGTTCATCCAGAGGTTCCGGTCTCTCACCAAAGCGATAGAATCGTTCAACCGGATATGA